The following are from one region of the Rosistilla carotiformis genome:
- a CDS encoding DUF1214 domain-containing protein translates to MKTNILAITLTLTGALTAATANAQSDAAASIVVNVDNFNKAQTDFEFEGILKMSGINQVHSNRTPTPIDKQNVIRMNRDTLYSIGVINISKGATVTLPDSGKRYMSLMVINNDGYVNDVYYGGGSHELTLEKFQTPYVGVVIRTLANPEDPSDLAIAHKLQDKIQIDAGSDEPFVLPNYDKASYKATLDAILELAKGLKRYTQTFGSKAEVNPVHFMIGTASAWGGLPDKAAQYINVQPNLPVGEYEIVVKDVPVKGFWSISLYNEAGYFQQNKYNAYSLNSLTAKPNSDGSYTIRFGGDPDTTENCLPIMEGWNYAVRMYEPSQAIIDGSWTFPGPPTKRNK, encoded by the coding sequence ATGAAGACAAACATCCTCGCCATCACATTAACACTTACCGGAGCGCTCACCGCGGCGACCGCCAACGCGCAATCCGATGCTGCCGCATCAATCGTTGTCAATGTCGATAATTTTAACAAAGCGCAGACCGACTTTGAGTTCGAAGGAATCCTCAAGATGTCGGGCATCAACCAGGTTCACAGCAACCGGACGCCGACGCCAATCGACAAGCAAAATGTGATTCGAATGAACCGCGACACGCTTTACAGTATCGGCGTGATCAACATTTCCAAAGGTGCGACGGTAACGCTTCCAGATAGCGGCAAGCGTTACATGTCGTTGATGGTTATCAACAATGACGGATATGTGAACGATGTCTATTACGGCGGCGGCTCACACGAATTGACGTTGGAGAAGTTTCAAACTCCTTACGTCGGCGTGGTGATTCGTACCCTTGCGAACCCGGAAGATCCTTCCGATCTGGCGATCGCCCACAAGCTGCAGGACAAGATTCAGATCGATGCCGGATCGGACGAACCGTTTGTTCTGCCGAATTACGACAAAGCCAGCTACAAGGCGACTCTCGACGCGATCCTTGAATTGGCCAAGGGGCTGAAACGATACACCCAGACATTTGGTTCCAAAGCCGAAGTCAACCCGGTTCACTTCATGATCGGCACCGCATCGGCTTGGGGAGGCCTGCCGGACAAGGCGGCTCAGTACATCAACGTCCAACCGAACCTGCCGGTCGGTGAATACGAAATCGTTGTCAAGGATGTTCCGGTCAAAGGCTTTTGGTCGATCAGCCTCTACAACGAAGCGGGCTACTTCCAACAGAACAAGTACAACGCCTACAGTCTCAATAGCCTGACCGCCAAGCCAAACAGCGATGGTTCCTACACCATCCGCTTCGGCGGAGATCCCGATACGACCGAGAACTGTCTTCCAATCATGGAAGGCTGGAACTACGCCGTCCGCATGTATGAACCGAGCCAAGCGATCATCGACGGCAGCTGGACATTCCCGGGCCCGCCGACCAAACGAAACAAGTGA
- a CDS encoding DUF1254 domain-containing protein, with product MKSSFNQGLRTCAIFGAMALAGSGSALAQVSQETLRAIGIPDAVETPIGNLEFFDGVPNNATIDKLYDNLDRMRAVEVYLNNQGAASLNAMWKGNAGIGADASNKVTITEQLLKPESLYLTGNTSTLYALTYLDLKTDGPLVVELPPGMLGFLDDAWFRFVENLGVIGPDRGKGGKYLLLPPDYSGAEPEGFFIVKLPTYNNLMFLRGSIAKGLKPAVENIKSKLRIYPLAKADDPPATEFINFSGTSYSTIVSRDISFFEDLNELVQAEPIDAIGPEMRGQLAAIGIVKGKPFEPDDRMKKLLNEAATLGNATARAITYQPRIDGVFIYPDTNSAWTSAYANKNTSFEADGAMGLDARPLFYFNATGVTPAMATSHAGAGSDYALAYLDADKNAFDGAKTYKLHLPPSVPINNFWAVTIYDTQTRSLLQTSQTFPTVGSQSEGFQKNEDGSYDVYFGPKAPVGKESNWLETIPGKSWFTILRMYGPLEAWIEKTWRPGEIELVE from the coding sequence ATGAAATCTTCTTTTAATCAAGGGCTCCGGACATGCGCCATCTTCGGCGCGATGGCCCTAGCCGGCAGTGGTTCCGCGTTGGCTCAAGTCTCTCAGGAAACGCTGCGAGCGATTGGCATCCCCGACGCTGTCGAGACGCCGATTGGCAATCTGGAGTTTTTTGACGGCGTTCCCAACAACGCGACCATTGATAAGCTTTACGACAATCTTGACCGGATGCGGGCTGTCGAGGTCTACCTCAACAACCAGGGTGCCGCGTCGTTAAATGCGATGTGGAAAGGAAATGCAGGGATCGGTGCGGACGCTTCCAACAAGGTCACGATTACCGAGCAGCTGCTGAAACCGGAGTCGCTCTACCTCACGGGGAACACCTCGACTCTATACGCCCTCACCTATCTCGATCTGAAGACCGACGGACCGTTGGTGGTCGAGCTTCCGCCGGGCATGTTGGGGTTCCTGGACGACGCCTGGTTTCGCTTCGTCGAAAACCTTGGCGTGATCGGTCCGGACCGAGGCAAGGGGGGCAAATATTTGCTGCTTCCCCCGGACTACAGCGGCGCCGAGCCCGAGGGCTTTTTCATCGTCAAGCTTCCCACGTACAACAACCTGATGTTTCTGCGCGGCTCGATCGCGAAGGGCTTGAAACCTGCGGTGGAGAACATCAAGTCGAAGCTGCGGATCTATCCACTCGCCAAAGCGGACGATCCTCCCGCCACCGAGTTCATTAACTTTTCCGGCACCAGTTACAGCACCATCGTCTCTCGCGACATCAGCTTCTTTGAAGACCTCAACGAATTGGTCCAGGCCGAGCCGATCGATGCCATCGGACCGGAGATGCGAGGCCAACTGGCGGCGATCGGGATCGTCAAGGGGAAACCTTTTGAACCCGATGACCGGATGAAAAAGCTATTGAACGAAGCTGCTACGCTCGGCAACGCCACCGCGCGTGCGATCACCTACCAACCGCGTATCGACGGTGTCTTCATCTACCCCGACACCAACAGCGCCTGGACATCGGCATACGCCAACAAGAACACGTCGTTCGAGGCGGACGGCGCGATGGGGCTCGATGCACGACCGCTGTTCTACTTCAACGCGACCGGCGTCACGCCCGCCATGGCGACCAGCCACGCCGGAGCAGGATCCGACTATGCCTTGGCATATTTGGACGCCGACAAAAATGCGTTCGACGGCGCGAAAACGTACAAGCTTCACCTGCCGCCCAGTGTGCCAATCAACAATTTCTGGGCGGTCACGATTTACGACACGCAGACGCGGTCACTGCTGCAAACCAGCCAGACCTTTCCGACCGTCGGCAGCCAGAGCGAAGGCTTCCAGAAAAACGAAGACGGTTCCTACGATGTCTATTTCGGTCCGAAAGCTCCTGTAGGCAAGGAGAGCAATTGGCTCGAAACCATCCCAGGCAAGAGTTGGTTTACGATCCTGCGGATGTACGGTCCCCTGGAAGCATGGATCGAAAAGACCTGGCGGCCTGGAGAGATTGAGCTCGTCGAATAG
- a CDS encoding TolC family protein, with protein sequence MTRQDTHRQRASLITLVCATSIVFVFVGCKAGKDDSNASSNFAAVPTLAHSTDTATLASSKSPAETPDDDSTSFSLASHTPQPHPRQSVGEPIARASDEETIANGGAESRGANLHETLPFRLTFDTSDGSDVETDRPTSDKVDETLAEPLPTPAPDSAVAVSLSEVVTSIHATFPLLEVAYQDYQIAAGKQVAAWGAFDTKLKASSENGPLGYYETYRQGAGFETPVYRGGEVFGGYRIGRGEFQPWYLERQTNDGGEFKAGFNMPLLKDRQIDARRAELWRATYDRQLALPEIRSQLIQFVRDGSVTYWSWVAATQQYKIGEQALELATTRNQQLQRKVELGDIDPPVLQDNLRAIAQREAKLIDLQRKQQQTAVKLSMFYRTPEGIPIVVDEAIEVSFPSPTAVVRERFETDVAQALLERPEFAALDLQSRRARVDLSEGRNEGLPAIDAQLVGSQDVGAPTSSKRDKSPFELEAGLYVEAPAQRRKAAGKMQAARAKLTQIAAKRQYTSDKVRAELESAFIALDAAYKRLQQAEEATRLSDYIADVERRKFNLGESDLLAVVLREQYAIEAAIYEIDAKLEYYIARADYDAAMAVDWPQ encoded by the coding sequence GTGACTCGTCAAGATACCCATCGACAACGAGCCTCGTTGATCACATTGGTGTGTGCCACGTCGATTGTATTCGTGTTTGTTGGCTGCAAAGCTGGCAAGGACGATTCGAATGCATCCAGCAATTTCGCGGCGGTTCCGACGCTCGCCCATTCCACCGACACGGCGACGCTTGCCAGTTCCAAATCGCCCGCAGAAACCCCCGATGACGATTCGACATCGTTTTCGTTGGCATCTCACACGCCCCAACCGCACCCGCGGCAATCTGTCGGCGAACCCATCGCTCGTGCGTCCGACGAAGAGACCATCGCCAACGGTGGTGCGGAATCTCGCGGAGCAAATCTTCATGAAACGCTCCCTTTTCGTTTGACGTTTGATACATCCGACGGCAGCGACGTGGAAACGGATCGGCCGACATCCGACAAAGTGGACGAGACGCTTGCCGAGCCGTTGCCGACTCCCGCTCCCGATTCGGCCGTCGCGGTGTCGCTTAGCGAAGTCGTTACGTCGATCCACGCGACGTTCCCGCTGTTGGAAGTCGCCTATCAGGACTACCAAATCGCCGCGGGCAAGCAGGTTGCAGCGTGGGGCGCTTTCGATACAAAACTAAAGGCATCAAGCGAGAACGGGCCGCTGGGTTATTACGAAACCTATCGGCAGGGCGCTGGGTTTGAGACGCCCGTTTATCGCGGTGGCGAAGTGTTTGGTGGGTACCGCATCGGTCGCGGTGAATTTCAACCTTGGTATCTGGAACGTCAGACGAACGACGGCGGTGAGTTTAAGGCGGGCTTTAACATGCCGTTGCTGAAGGATCGACAGATCGACGCGCGTCGGGCGGAATTGTGGCGTGCCACCTACGATCGCCAATTGGCACTCCCCGAGATCCGATCCCAGCTGATTCAATTTGTCCGGGACGGCAGCGTCACGTACTGGAGCTGGGTCGCTGCGACGCAGCAATACAAAATCGGCGAACAAGCCCTCGAACTCGCGACGACGCGGAACCAACAATTGCAGCGGAAGGTCGAGTTGGGCGATATCGATCCGCCGGTGCTGCAAGACAATCTGCGAGCGATCGCGCAGCGAGAAGCCAAGCTGATTGACCTGCAACGCAAGCAACAGCAGACCGCCGTCAAGTTGTCGATGTTCTATCGGACGCCCGAGGGAATACCGATTGTTGTTGACGAGGCGATCGAAGTCTCGTTTCCTTCCCCCACTGCCGTCGTACGTGAACGGTTCGAAACCGACGTCGCTCAAGCGTTGCTTGAGAGGCCGGAATTCGCCGCTTTGGATTTGCAATCCCGTCGCGCGAGGGTCGATTTGTCGGAGGGACGCAATGAGGGGCTGCCGGCGATCGATGCCCAATTGGTCGGATCGCAAGATGTTGGTGCGCCGACTAGTAGCAAACGAGATAAATCTCCCTTCGAATTGGAGGCGGGACTTTATGTGGAGGCGCCGGCCCAGCGGCGCAAAGCGGCTGGAAAAATGCAAGCGGCACGCGCCAAGCTGACGCAGATCGCTGCCAAACGGCAGTACACGTCCGACAAGGTGCGCGCCGAATTGGAATCGGCCTTCATCGCTTTGGACGCTGCGTACAAACGACTTCAACAGGCGGAAGAGGCGACGCGGTTGTCGGACTACATTGCCGACGTCGAACGTCGTAAATTCAACCTGGGCGAAAGCGACCTGTTGGCCGTGGTATTGCGTGAACAATACGCGATCGAAGCGGCGATCTACGAGATCGATGCCAAGCTGGAATACTACATCGCCAGAGCGGATTACGACGCGGCGATGGCGGTCGACTGGCCTCAATGA
- a CDS encoding HlyD family secretion protein, whose protein sequence is MKIAAEEPTTPQALLSRRPRRMLAPAAYSESAFPSLRLARSSRLARRIGKVLLVVLIVATFVVAIAPWQQSIKGSGTVIAYAPFERQQTIQTPIKGRIVRLGDNIVENGYVQKGDLIVEVADIDPEYLVRLESQMEASQRQVAAAETLWRASERNRDAAKMVVSSIEAQVKAYELVKKQVVAAAEADIESARNKIQAEQQQLAEHQAALAQVQADFERQRVLYDEKIASQSKFQAAQRKLKEAEAKVEKSKAYVRSAESDLESKQSDRQAKEQKAQVDIDYATAALRKATADIAKSESEVAKAESDLTKSQKDLLDSETKVARQRRQEILAPFDGFLTRITANQNSQVLKEGDVICTIVPDTTDRAVQIWLDGNDAPLVEAGRHVRLQFEGWPAIQFSGWPAVAVGTFGGQVVSVDATDDGKGKFRILVQPEESGQQWPSDRFLRQGVRTNGWVLLERVPLWYEIWRNMNGFPPVVSTEEPKNSKPPKLPKP, encoded by the coding sequence ATGAAAATAGCTGCAGAAGAACCGACGACGCCGCAAGCGCTTCTGTCACGCCGACCCCGCCGGATGTTGGCGCCGGCGGCATACAGCGAATCCGCCTTTCCGTCGCTGCGACTGGCGAGATCGTCGCGTTTGGCGCGGCGTATCGGAAAGGTGTTGTTGGTCGTGTTGATCGTCGCCACGTTTGTGGTGGCGATCGCGCCGTGGCAACAATCGATCAAAGGGTCTGGCACTGTAATCGCCTATGCGCCGTTCGAACGGCAACAAACGATCCAGACACCCATCAAAGGGCGGATCGTGCGGTTGGGAGACAACATCGTCGAGAACGGTTATGTGCAAAAGGGGGATTTGATCGTCGAGGTTGCCGACATCGATCCAGAATACCTCGTCCGACTTGAGAGTCAGATGGAAGCATCGCAACGTCAGGTCGCCGCGGCGGAGACATTGTGGCGAGCGAGCGAACGCAACCGAGACGCTGCAAAAATGGTCGTCAGTTCGATCGAAGCGCAAGTCAAAGCGTATGAGCTAGTCAAAAAGCAGGTCGTTGCGGCGGCGGAAGCGGATATCGAATCGGCGCGGAATAAGATCCAGGCGGAACAACAGCAGCTGGCCGAACATCAGGCGGCCCTTGCGCAGGTACAAGCCGACTTTGAACGGCAGCGCGTTTTGTATGACGAAAAGATTGCATCTCAATCCAAGTTCCAAGCGGCGCAACGAAAGCTGAAGGAGGCCGAAGCGAAGGTCGAGAAATCGAAAGCCTATGTTCGGTCGGCTGAAAGCGATCTGGAGAGCAAGCAGAGCGATCGGCAAGCGAAGGAACAGAAGGCCCAGGTCGACATCGATTACGCCACCGCAGCGCTCCGCAAGGCGACCGCGGACATCGCCAAATCGGAAAGCGAAGTCGCGAAGGCGGAATCCGATCTGACGAAATCCCAAAAGGACCTGCTCGACAGCGAGACGAAGGTCGCGCGGCAGCGGCGTCAGGAGATCTTGGCTCCTTTCGACGGATTCTTGACGCGAATCACCGCCAATCAAAACAGCCAAGTGCTTAAGGAAGGGGACGTGATCTGCACGATCGTCCCCGATACCACCGACCGCGCGGTGCAAATCTGGCTCGATGGCAACGACGCGCCGTTGGTCGAGGCGGGACGGCACGTGCGATTGCAATTCGAAGGTTGGCCGGCGATCCAATTTTCTGGATGGCCCGCGGTCGCCGTGGGCACCTTCGGCGGCCAGGTGGTCTCGGTCGATGCCACCGATGATGGCAAAGGAAAGTTCCGGATTCTCGTTCAACCGGAGGAGTCGGGGCAGCAGTGGCCCAGCGACCGTTTCCTGCGTCAAGGTGTACGTACCAACGGCTGGGTGCTGCTGGAACGCGTGCCGTTGTGGTACGAGATCTGGCGGAATATGAACGGCTTCCCACCGGTTGTCTCGACCGAAGAGCCGAAGAACAGCAAGCCCCCTAAGCTGCCGAAGCCTTAG
- a CDS encoding SDR family NAD(P)-dependent oxidoreductase → MNTFSKLALSAALGYTGLRITRAVARRKRIFDWKDKRVVITGGSRGLGLVIARQLADQGARIAITARGEEDLAVAAEQLRDRGAQVMSVACDVRKPEQVTRFIDQVVDRLGGVDVLINVAGIITVGPLEAMEFDDFADSMNTNCWGALHTSKAVLPHMRAAGWGRIVNIASLGGKRAVPHMLPYAASKFALVGLSNGMRAELKQENIFVTTACPGLMRTGSPRNANFKGQHREEYAWFSIGDSLPLMSMDAEAAASQILVACQQGLGEVFIHSPWNMTIALQSLCPELTQEILALAASVLPKMGGIGRDSAKGHASQSSWSPSVLTTLTQRAAAMNNQF, encoded by the coding sequence ATGAATACCTTTTCCAAACTCGCGCTCTCCGCTGCCCTCGGATATACGGGATTAAGAATCACCCGAGCTGTCGCTCGCCGTAAGCGAATCTTCGACTGGAAAGACAAACGGGTCGTTATCACCGGCGGTTCCCGTGGGCTTGGTCTGGTCATCGCGCGACAGCTGGCCGACCAAGGTGCTCGGATCGCGATCACCGCTCGAGGTGAAGAGGATCTTGCCGTTGCGGCTGAGCAATTGCGCGATCGCGGCGCCCAGGTGATGTCAGTGGCGTGCGATGTCCGCAAGCCGGAACAGGTAACTCGCTTTATCGACCAAGTGGTCGATCGGTTGGGAGGCGTCGATGTCCTGATCAACGTCGCCGGGATCATCACGGTGGGCCCCCTCGAAGCGATGGAGTTCGATGACTTCGCCGACTCGATGAACACCAATTGTTGGGGGGCGCTGCACACGTCCAAGGCGGTGCTCCCGCACATGCGAGCCGCTGGCTGGGGAAGGATCGTCAACATCGCTTCACTCGGTGGCAAGCGAGCCGTTCCGCATATGCTTCCTTACGCTGCCAGCAAGTTCGCACTCGTAGGGCTTTCTAATGGAATGCGGGCGGAACTGAAACAGGAGAACATTTTTGTTACCACCGCATGTCCCGGCTTGATGCGAACCGGGAGTCCACGGAACGCGAACTTCAAAGGCCAGCATCGTGAAGAATACGCTTGGTTCAGCATTGGCGATTCACTGCCGTTGATGTCGATGGATGCGGAAGCGGCAGCTTCTCAAATTCTGGTCGCATGCCAGCAAGGACTTGGTGAGGTCTTCATCCACAGCCCATGGAATATGACGATCGCACTGCAAAGCCTTTGCCCCGAACTGACGCAAGAAATACTCGCGTTGGCCGCGTCGGTTCTTCCCAAAATGGGAGGCATTGGCCGGGATTCTGCCAAGGGGCACGCGAGCCAGTCCAGTTGGTCTCCATCGGTTCTTACAACACTCACGCAACGAGCCGCGGCGATGAACAACCAGTTTTAA
- a CDS encoding peptidase domain-containing ABC transporter, which produces MKQHKSQCTGAISILEKLASANPVLERDAPRRAMFEVVEAWPGDPHRLWWKWFSEATISLGLRTKTIDGTVAEVCRLAALRAPLICYREQANDGKAEWLGVVGANRKRFQVVVATEDSDETHSVSPRGLRKMLRNYAKDGNLRCVVVQSDKSLSMEASGPGKKLEPNQRLWKLLRPESSDIWLVVLFAFVVSLLMLASPMAVEALVNTVAFGRFLQPIVILSAILLTFLSFQGAIRALQTYVVEIIQRRLFARVAGDLAFRLPRVETEPIDGEYLPEVVNRFFDVTTIQKVAAQLLLDGVGLILNTVIGMAVLAFYHPWLLGFDLFLVAAIAIIVFVLGRGAVDSAIKESKHKYYMAGWLEDIARCPTAFRSDGGADFAMVRADRMVAQYLTARSSHFAIVMRQVLFALGLQAVSSTVLLGLGGWLVVAGELTLGQLVAAELIVTVIVGSFAKFGKHMESFYDLLASVDKLGVLFDLQTQRDDGMLTWDGTHPASLELHALTYKWDGAVAILDSLEASVEGGERIAIHGGSGSGKSTLLDLIFGLRSPSAGFLTIDGTDPRDLRPDVLRSRVAMARPEVFHASVEENVDLRRDDVTATEVRDVLRSLGLLDPVLRLKDGCDTVLASDGAPLSTNQSRILTLARATIGQPGLLLVDGVLDGLGGTELDQCLEYLMAPHQSWTLIVATCREDIAARFTRTIDLGIPTAADNDFQGGVAR; this is translated from the coding sequence ATGAAACAACACAAATCACAATGTACCGGCGCTATTTCCATTTTGGAGAAATTGGCCAGCGCAAACCCCGTGCTTGAACGCGATGCGCCGCGCCGAGCAATGTTCGAAGTCGTTGAGGCGTGGCCCGGTGATCCCCATCGTTTGTGGTGGAAATGGTTCAGCGAGGCGACGATTAGTCTGGGCCTGCGAACAAAAACGATCGATGGTACCGTCGCGGAAGTTTGCCGATTGGCAGCGTTACGAGCGCCACTGATCTGCTATCGCGAACAAGCCAACGACGGGAAGGCCGAATGGCTTGGAGTCGTTGGGGCAAACCGTAAGAGGTTTCAAGTCGTGGTGGCAACGGAAGACTCCGATGAGACGCACAGCGTCTCTCCACGGGGCTTGCGTAAAATGCTTCGCAATTATGCCAAGGATGGGAATCTTCGTTGCGTCGTGGTTCAATCGGACAAGTCGCTTTCGATGGAAGCGAGCGGTCCCGGGAAGAAGTTAGAGCCGAACCAGCGTTTGTGGAAATTGCTGCGACCGGAATCGTCCGACATTTGGTTGGTGGTACTGTTTGCGTTTGTCGTTTCGTTGTTGATGCTGGCTTCGCCGATGGCAGTGGAGGCGTTGGTCAACACGGTGGCGTTTGGACGCTTCTTGCAACCGATCGTGATCCTGTCTGCGATCCTGTTGACGTTTCTTAGTTTCCAAGGTGCGATTCGCGCGTTGCAGACCTACGTGGTCGAGATCATCCAACGTCGGCTGTTCGCTCGCGTTGCCGGCGACTTGGCCTTCCGATTACCTCGCGTGGAAACCGAGCCGATCGATGGCGAGTACCTTCCCGAGGTGGTCAACCGCTTCTTCGATGTGACGACGATCCAAAAGGTCGCCGCGCAATTGCTGTTGGATGGCGTCGGGTTGATCCTTAACACCGTTATCGGAATGGCGGTTCTGGCCTTCTATCATCCCTGGCTGCTTGGGTTCGACCTTTTCCTGGTCGCTGCGATTGCAATCATCGTGTTCGTTCTCGGACGCGGTGCCGTCGATAGCGCGATCAAGGAATCGAAGCACAAATATTATATGGCTGGGTGGCTGGAAGACATCGCCCGGTGCCCGACGGCATTTCGTAGCGATGGCGGGGCTGATTTTGCGATGGTGCGGGCCGACCGCATGGTCGCTCAATACCTGACCGCGCGCAGCAGCCATTTTGCGATCGTGATGCGACAGGTGTTGTTCGCTTTGGGCCTTCAAGCGGTCTCCAGCACCGTCCTGCTCGGCTTGGGCGGGTGGTTGGTGGTGGCGGGAGAATTGACCCTAGGCCAGCTGGTGGCGGCGGAGCTGATCGTGACCGTTATCGTTGGATCTTTCGCTAAGTTTGGAAAGCACATGGAAAGTTTCTATGACTTGTTGGCGTCGGTCGACAAGTTGGGTGTGCTGTTCGATTTACAGACGCAGCGCGACGACGGCATGCTGACTTGGGATGGGACACACCCCGCCAGTCTTGAATTGCACGCGTTGACCTACAAATGGGATGGCGCCGTGGCGATCCTGGATTCGTTAGAGGCATCGGTCGAAGGAGGCGAACGGATCGCGATCCATGGCGGTTCCGGGAGCGGGAAGAGCACGTTGTTGGATTTGATCTTTGGGCTTCGAAGTCCGTCGGCCGGCTTCTTGACCATCGATGGCACCGATCCACGCGATTTGCGTCCCGACGTATTGCGGTCCCGAGTGGCGATGGCTCGTCCTGAAGTTTTTCATGCTTCGGTCGAAGAGAATGTCGACCTACGCCGTGACGATGTGACGGCGACCGAGGTTCGCGATGTGTTGCGTTCCTTGGGGCTGTTGGACCCGGTGCTACGATTAAAGGATGGGTGCGATACCGTACTGGCCAGCGATGGCGCTCCGCTATCGACGAATCAGTCGCGGATCCTGACGCTCGCGCGAGCCACGATCGGACAGCCGGGGCTCCTGTTAGTCGACGGGGTCTTGGATGGTTTGGGTGGAACGGAACTTGACCAATGTCTCGAGTATTTGATGGCACCGCACCAATCATGGACGTTAATTGTCGCGACCTGTCGGGAAGACATTGCGGCGCGGTTTACACGAACGATTGATTTGGGGATCCCGACCGCTGCGGACAACGATTTTCAAGGCGGAGTAGCACGATGA
- a CDS encoding DUF1254 domain-containing protein, protein MKTYSIAYAAVTAVAVTFIASGRHDVGAADAPTVPSPTETKALAEEGFIYGLPIVMNYAVMYEYAVDKGGSQFKAPFNQLKNEPRVYTYKDTAVITPNSDTPYSFTWLDLRAEPIVLTVPAVEKERYYAVMMCDGNTYNYGYIGSRATGNDAGSYMVVGPDWKGEKPEGINEVFTSTTPFSLVAYRTQLFDPADMPNVIKVQDGYKVEPLSAFLSQPAPEAAPAIDFIPATTAGIKENFWSYLDAALQYVPETEMDKEIRTKLATIGIGPNKTFEMKELSPEHKKAIIDGMKAGDEKISTYLASGMTNVNGWQIGSLPGDEAHYNGDWLMRSGTAKAGLYGNSAAEAVYPLTRVDGNGETLDCSKNNYTITFPAGQYPPVNAFWSVTMYDGKSQYLIENPINRYLINSPMIPNMKKGDDGSLTLYIQKDNPGGDLEANWLPAPNDTVYLVMRLYWPTTEAPSVLPPGKGSWKPPGIVKAK, encoded by the coding sequence ATGAAAACCTATTCGATCGCCTACGCGGCTGTCACAGCCGTCGCGGTCACATTCATCGCAAGTGGCCGACACGACGTCGGCGCGGCTGACGCGCCGACGGTTCCTTCTCCTACGGAAACGAAAGCGCTCGCCGAGGAAGGGTTCATCTACGGGCTGCCGATCGTGATGAATTATGCCGTGATGTATGAATACGCTGTCGACAAAGGGGGCAGCCAGTTCAAGGCCCCGTTCAACCAGTTGAAGAATGAGCCGCGTGTTTACACCTACAAGGACACCGCGGTTATCACCCCCAACAGCGACACGCCCTATTCCTTCACATGGCTCGACCTGCGAGCCGAGCCGATCGTGCTGACAGTCCCGGCTGTCGAGAAGGAACGCTATTACGCCGTCATGATGTGCGACGGAAATACCTACAACTACGGCTACATTGGCAGCCGTGCCACCGGCAACGATGCCGGCAGCTACATGGTCGTCGGTCCCGATTGGAAAGGCGAAAAGCCCGAAGGTATCAACGAAGTCTTCACATCCACCACACCGTTTTCGCTCGTCGCGTATCGGACCCAGTTGTTCGATCCCGCAGACATGCCAAACGTGATCAAGGTCCAGGATGGTTACAAGGTGGAGCCGCTTTCCGCCTTCCTCAGCCAGCCCGCACCTGAGGCCGCCCCGGCGATCGACTTCATTCCGGCGACAACCGCCGGTATCAAGGAGAACTTCTGGAGCTATCTGGATGCGGCGCTTCAATATGTTCCCGAGACGGAGATGGACAAGGAGATCCGCACCAAGCTGGCGACGATCGGCATCGGCCCAAACAAAACATTCGAGATGAAAGAACTTTCGCCGGAGCACAAAAAAGCGATCATCGATGGGATGAAGGCGGGGGACGAAAAAATCAGCACCTACCTGGCTTCCGGTATGACCAACGTCAATGGTTGGCAGATCGGATCGCTACCGGGTGACGAAGCTCACTACAACGGCGACTGGTTGATGCGTTCAGGGACCGCAAAAGCCGGACTTTATGGCAACAGCGCCGCGGAGGCCGTTTACCCGCTGACTCGCGTGGATGGCAATGGCGAGACGCTCGACTGCAGCAAAAACAACTACACGATCACCTTCCCTGCGGGGCAGTACCCGCCGGTGAATGCGTTTTGGTCGGTGACGATGTACGACGGCAAGTCCCAGTATCTGATCGAGAACCCGATCAACCGCTACCTGATCAATTCACCGATGATTCCGAACATGAAGAAGGGGGACGATGGATCTCTCACCCTGTACATTCAGAAAGACAATCCCGGCGGCGATCTGGAAGCCAACTGGTTACCGGCACCAAATGACACAGTCTATTTGGTGATGCGGCTCTACTGGCCAACGACCGAAGCACCGTCGGTCCTTCCGCCCGGCAAAGGCAGTTGGAAGCCACCAGGCATCGTGAAGGCGAAGTGA